A section of the Microbacterium sp. MM2322 genome encodes:
- the tadA gene encoding tRNA adenosine(34) deaminase TadA has protein sequence MTRALELAADAPAHDDVPVGAVVTRGGQVVGEGRNLRERDGDPLAHAEIVALRAAASALGSWNLEDCTLVVTLEPCVMCAGAILQTRVGRVVFGAWDEKAGAAGSVHDLLRDRRMPHRAEVLGGVRAAESAALLRDFFGQKR, from the coding sequence ATGACACGGGCCCTGGAGCTCGCCGCCGACGCTCCCGCCCACGACGACGTCCCCGTCGGTGCCGTCGTGACCAGGGGCGGCCAGGTCGTCGGCGAAGGGCGCAATCTGCGTGAGCGCGACGGTGATCCGCTCGCGCACGCGGAGATCGTGGCGCTTCGGGCCGCGGCATCCGCTCTCGGGTCCTGGAACCTCGAGGACTGCACCCTCGTGGTCACGCTCGAGCCCTGCGTCATGTGCGCCGGCGCGATCCTGCAGACCCGCGTCGGGCGCGTCGTGTTCGGTGCATGGGACGAGAAGGCGGGCGCGGCCGGCTCCGTCCACGACCTGCTCCGCGACCGACGGATGCCGCACCGCGCCGAGGTCCTCGGCGGGGTCCGCGCGGCGGAGTCGGCGGCGCTGCTGCGTGACTTCTTCGGCCAGAAGCGCTGA
- a CDS encoding potassium transporter TrkG yields the protein MTGLAVDERARRRGPAWHRRAFSAMRDLATASPSRFAVLIFSALILLFTALFSLPIMASDGRVTPLPDALFTAVSTICVTGLATVDMATHWSPLGHVVVFIGVNVGALGVLTLASILGLVISKRLGLRAKLLAAGDSNPMRAHGGPVNEGQAVRLGEVGQLLATVALSTLVIEAALAVLLYPTLLASGVDPLTALWEAPYYAAMAFTNTGFAPNAEGLAPFAQNYLLLSILMAGVFLGSIGFPVIYALWKHHWHVRRWSLHVKLTLITTVVLFFVGAVSFVVLEYGNPKTFGTLDAWDTTFQALFLSAMTRSGGFSIIDIGEMHESSLVVGSMLMFVGGGSASTAGGIKVTTLAVLALAVWSEAKGRPSVSVFGRRIPSDVQRVALSVVAWGATIVAMSTITIAHLTRAPLDEVLFDVVSGFATVGLSTGLTQDLPDPAVFVMAVTMFMGRVGTVTLAAAVAATSRTQHYALPVERPIVG from the coding sequence ATGACGGGCCTAGCCGTCGACGAGCGCGCCCGACGGCGCGGACCGGCGTGGCATCGACGCGCATTCTCCGCGATGCGCGATCTCGCCACCGCATCGCCTTCCCGGTTCGCCGTTCTCATCTTCTCGGCGCTCATCCTGCTCTTCACGGCACTGTTCTCGTTGCCGATCATGGCGTCGGACGGGCGCGTGACACCACTCCCCGACGCGCTCTTCACCGCGGTCTCGACGATCTGCGTGACGGGCCTCGCCACGGTCGACATGGCCACGCACTGGTCGCCTCTCGGGCACGTCGTCGTCTTCATCGGCGTCAACGTCGGTGCGCTGGGCGTCCTGACCCTCGCCTCGATCCTCGGCCTCGTCATCTCGAAGCGCCTGGGCCTCCGCGCGAAGCTGCTCGCCGCCGGCGACAGCAACCCGATGCGCGCCCACGGCGGCCCCGTCAACGAGGGACAGGCCGTCCGTCTCGGCGAAGTCGGTCAGCTGCTGGCCACCGTCGCCCTGTCGACACTCGTCATCGAAGCCGCCCTCGCCGTCCTGCTGTACCCGACGCTCCTCGCCAGCGGGGTGGACCCGCTCACCGCCCTGTGGGAAGCGCCGTACTACGCGGCGATGGCCTTCACGAACACGGGCTTCGCGCCGAACGCCGAAGGGCTCGCGCCGTTCGCGCAGAACTACCTGCTCCTCAGCATCCTCATGGCGGGCGTCTTCCTCGGTTCGATCGGATTCCCGGTCATCTACGCCCTGTGGAAGCACCACTGGCACGTGCGCCGCTGGTCGCTGCACGTCAAGCTCACGCTCATCACGACGGTCGTCCTCTTCTTCGTGGGGGCGGTCTCCTTCGTCGTCCTCGAGTACGGCAACCCCAAGACCTTCGGAACGCTGGATGCCTGGGACACCACGTTCCAGGCCCTGTTCCTCTCGGCGATGACACGCTCGGGCGGGTTCTCGATCATCGACATCGGCGAGATGCACGAGTCCTCGCTCGTCGTGGGCTCGATGCTCATGTTCGTCGGTGGCGGATCGGCGTCGACGGCGGGCGGCATCAAAGTGACGACCCTGGCCGTCCTCGCCCTCGCGGTGTGGTCCGAGGCGAAGGGCCGTCCGAGCGTCTCGGTGTTCGGCCGCCGCATCCCGAGCGACGTGCAGCGCGTCGCCCTGTCGGTCGTCGCGTGGGGCGCCACGATCGTGGCGATGTCGACGATCACGATCGCGCACCTGACCCGCGCCCCTCTCGACGAGGTCCTGTTCGATGTCGTGTCGGGCTTCGCAACCGTTGGCCTGTCGACCGGACTCACGCAGGATCTGCCCGACCCCGCCGTGTTCGTCATGGCCGTCACGATGTTCATGGGCCGCGTTGGTACAGTGACACTCGCCGCGGCGGTGGCCGCGACCAGCCGAACGCAGCACTACGCGCTGCCCGTGGAAAGGCCCATCGTTGGTTGA
- a CDS encoding TM0106 family RecB-like putative nuclease — protein MRYIEDDGRIVWSASDLKAAAECEFAWLRAIDAKLGRIAAVDDPEDLTLERAGRLGTQHERRVYEAYRDAHPGAVVEIPETRSSDAAGLAAAVAATDAALADPDVHVVYQAAFATDEFVGFADFLVRGDDGRWIVQDTKLARHARVTALMQLAAYVDQLDRLGVARSDEVQLLLGDGTVSTHAVRDLLPVFSLRRERLRALIGDRDLAAGAAGEPIPWGDDRGELRVVACGRCATCDLEVVSYRDLLLVAGMRPVQRDRLRAAGITTIDDLAASRDAPPRMSWDTFSGLRTQARLQLESPAGGVDDTPAGTGPAIPTFDVVFPKALGALPRPDHGDLFFDFEGDPLYTEGAAVQWGIDYLFGWVDETEQYSALWAHSFADEKRALEDFLEFVAVRRRAHPGLHIYHYAPYEPTHLLAMAARHGVGEAAVDRLLRDGVFVDLYPIVRRALRVGSRSYSIKKLEPLYMGDEVRTSDVQRGDDSIVRYVEARGLQDAGDDEAARMILDDLADYNRYDCVSTRRLRDWLVERAREANLVPSREPDAGEAVYEPSPRADALARFAADAEDESVAQALRLGAAAIDYYPREAKTFWATHFLRLREPVSVWEDTRDVVVVDRDRCRVLTDWHRPEGLTAVRRVVEIRGEFAPGTRVTVGQSPYAVYELPAPFPIETSPRWIHAARSITVVDVLDDGVVIEENAYQGFTWQELPVALTPPAPPRAGSQQAAVDEWADAVLAAAPALPTDPATDLLLRRPPRRETPLPRTGDDVADISAALAEATDGYLAVQGPPGTGKTYVGSHVVARLVRERGFRVGVVAQSHNVVEHMLDRIVEAGVDAAQVAKAPKGPATGQERFTVIAKNQLAAYIDSQPAGFVVGGTAWDLTHTGRVGRRSLDLLVIDEAGQFSLASTIAVSAAAKRLLLLGDPQQLPQVSQGTHPEPVDTSALAWVMDDHAVIPADRGYFLARTRRMRPEVAEPVSQLAYEGRLEAHPDTALRRLEGVPAGVIPVPIAHTRNATQSPEEAEEVVRIVRDLSGTPWSDGDATRPLAPEDVIVVTPYNAQQVLVEEALVAAGFPGVRVGTVDRFQGQEAAVVVVSLAASSGRDAPRGLEFLLLQNRINVAVSRAMHTAYVVYSTGLLDDLPRTPDGVARLSAFARLVGTASAEGAVPPRTVPSQTVP, from the coding sequence ATGCGATACATCGAAGACGACGGCCGGATCGTCTGGAGCGCGAGCGACCTGAAAGCCGCGGCCGAGTGCGAATTCGCCTGGCTGCGGGCGATCGACGCGAAGCTCGGCCGGATCGCGGCGGTCGACGATCCGGAGGACCTCACCCTCGAACGCGCGGGCCGCCTCGGCACCCAGCACGAGCGGCGGGTGTATGAGGCGTACCGCGACGCGCATCCGGGTGCGGTCGTCGAGATCCCCGAAACGCGATCGTCGGATGCCGCGGGCCTCGCCGCCGCGGTCGCCGCCACCGACGCGGCTCTGGCCGACCCCGATGTCCACGTGGTCTACCAGGCGGCGTTCGCCACCGACGAGTTCGTCGGATTCGCCGACTTCCTCGTCCGGGGCGACGACGGCCGCTGGATCGTGCAGGACACCAAGCTCGCCCGTCACGCGCGGGTCACGGCTCTCATGCAGCTCGCGGCATACGTCGATCAGCTCGACCGTCTCGGCGTCGCGCGTTCCGACGAGGTCCAGCTGCTCCTCGGCGACGGCACCGTGTCGACGCACGCCGTCCGCGACCTGCTGCCGGTCTTCTCACTGCGACGCGAGCGCCTCCGCGCGCTCATCGGCGACCGGGACCTCGCCGCCGGTGCGGCAGGCGAGCCCATCCCGTGGGGCGATGACCGCGGCGAGCTCCGGGTCGTCGCGTGCGGGCGGTGCGCGACGTGCGATCTCGAGGTCGTCTCCTACCGTGACCTGCTGCTGGTCGCCGGCATGCGTCCCGTCCAACGCGACCGCCTCCGCGCGGCGGGAATCACGACGATCGACGACCTCGCGGCATCCCGCGACGCTCCTCCTCGGATGTCGTGGGACACGTTCTCGGGGCTCCGGACCCAGGCGCGCCTGCAGCTCGAGAGCCCCGCCGGCGGCGTCGACGACACCCCCGCCGGGACGGGGCCCGCGATCCCGACGTTCGACGTCGTCTTCCCCAAGGCCCTGGGGGCACTGCCGCGACCCGACCACGGCGACCTGTTCTTCGACTTCGAGGGCGACCCGCTCTATACCGAGGGCGCGGCCGTGCAGTGGGGGATCGATTACCTGTTCGGCTGGGTCGACGAGACCGAGCAGTACTCCGCGCTGTGGGCCCACTCGTTCGCCGACGAGAAGCGCGCGCTCGAGGACTTCCTCGAGTTCGTCGCCGTCCGCCGCCGCGCCCACCCGGGCCTGCACATCTACCACTACGCGCCGTACGAGCCGACGCACCTGCTCGCCATGGCGGCACGGCACGGCGTAGGCGAAGCGGCCGTCGATCGGCTGCTCCGCGACGGAGTGTTCGTCGACCTCTACCCGATCGTCCGGCGTGCCCTGCGCGTCGGCTCGCGGTCGTACTCCATCAAGAAGCTCGAACCGCTCTACATGGGCGACGAGGTGCGCACGAGCGACGTGCAGCGCGGGGACGACTCGATCGTCCGCTACGTCGAGGCTCGCGGATTGCAGGATGCCGGCGATGACGAGGCCGCGCGTATGATCCTCGACGACCTCGCCGATTACAACCGCTACGACTGCGTGTCGACGCGTCGGCTGCGCGACTGGCTCGTGGAGCGGGCCCGCGAGGCGAACCTCGTGCCCTCGCGGGAGCCCGACGCCGGCGAAGCCGTCTATGAGCCCTCGCCGCGCGCGGATGCGCTCGCCCGGTTCGCCGCCGACGCCGAGGACGAATCGGTCGCGCAGGCGCTCCGACTCGGGGCGGCGGCGATCGACTACTACCCGCGCGAGGCCAAGACCTTCTGGGCGACGCATTTCCTCCGCCTCCGCGAGCCGGTGTCGGTCTGGGAGGACACCCGCGACGTCGTGGTCGTCGATCGCGACCGCTGCCGGGTGCTCACCGACTGGCACCGCCCGGAAGGCCTGACCGCCGTCCGCCGTGTCGTCGAGATCCGGGGCGAGTTCGCCCCCGGCACGCGGGTGACCGTGGGGCAGAGCCCGTACGCCGTCTACGAGCTGCCGGCGCCGTTCCCCATCGAGACGAGCCCGCGGTGGATCCACGCGGCGCGGTCCATCACCGTCGTCGACGTCCTCGACGACGGCGTCGTGATCGAGGAGAACGCCTATCAGGGGTTCACCTGGCAGGAGCTGCCCGTCGCGCTCACGCCGCCCGCGCCACCGCGAGCAGGCAGCCAGCAAGCCGCCGTCGACGAATGGGCCGACGCCGTGCTGGCCGCGGCGCCGGCACTGCCGACCGATCCCGCGACCGACCTGCTGCTCCGCCGCCCGCCGCGCCGTGAGACCCCGTTGCCGCGCACCGGCGACGACGTCGCCGACATCTCCGCGGCGCTCGCTGAGGCGACCGACGGCTACCTCGCCGTGCAGGGCCCTCCGGGGACGGGCAAGACCTACGTCGGGTCGCACGTCGTGGCGCGCCTCGTTCGCGAGCGCGGCTTCCGCGTCGGCGTCGTCGCGCAGTCGCACAACGTGGTGGAGCACATGCTCGACCGGATCGTCGAGGCGGGGGTGGATGCCGCGCAGGTCGCCAAGGCGCCCAAGGGGCCCGCCACCGGGCAGGAACGCTTCACCGTCATCGCCAAGAACCAGCTCGCCGCCTACATCGACTCCCAGCCCGCGGGGTTCGTCGTGGGCGGCACAGCATGGGACCTCACCCACACCGGACGGGTCGGGCGCCGCTCGCTCGATCTGCTCGTCATCGACGAGGCGGGTCAGTTCTCGCTCGCCTCGACCATCGCGGTCTCGGCCGCCGCGAAGCGGCTGCTGCTGCTCGGCGACCCGCAGCAGCTGCCTCAGGTCAGCCAGGGCACCCACCCCGAGCCCGTCGACACGTCGGCACTCGCGTGGGTGATGGACGACCATGCAGTCATCCCGGCAGATCGCGGCTACTTCCTCGCCCGCACGCGACGGATGCGGCCGGAGGTCGCCGAACCCGTCTCGCAGCTCGCCTACGAGGGCCGGCTCGAGGCCCACCCCGACACGGCGCTCCGGCGGCTCGAGGGCGTGCCCGCCGGTGTGATCCCCGTGCCGATCGCCCACACGCGCAACGCGACCCAGTCGCCGGAGGAGGCGGAGGAGGTCGTCCGGATCGTCCGCGACCTCAGCGGCACCCCCTGGTCCGACGGCGACGCCACCCGTCCCCTCGCGCCCGAGGATGTCATCGTCGTCACGCCCTACAACGCGCAGCAGGTGCTCGTCGAAGAGGCGCTCGTCGCGGCGGGGTTCCCCGGCGTGCGCGTCGGGACGGTGGACCGGTTCCAGGGGCAGGAGGCGGCCGTCGTCGTCGTCTCGCTCGCGGCGTCGTCGGGTCGCGATGCGCCGCGCGGGCTCGAGTTCCTGCTGCTGCAGAACCGCATCAACGTCGCCGTCTCGCGTGCGATGCACACGGCCTATGTCGTCTACAGCACGGGCTTGCTCGACGACCTGCCGCGCACGCCCGACGGGGTCGCGCGTCTCAGCGCGTTCGCCCGGCTGGTCGGGACGGCATCAGCCGAGGGGGCGGTGCCGCCTCGGACCGTGCCGTCTCAGACCGTGCCGTAG
- the proC gene encoding pyrroline-5-carboxylate reductase, whose amino-acid sequence MTHHLPPVAILGAGSMGGAIAQGIARSDRATSVTVTNRTAAKARELDGLDTVTSVALADVPSANTDAAASADIVLVGVKPGMVPDLLREIAGSLRPGTIVVSLAAGVTIETFEAIVGPDIPVIRSMPNTPAVVGKAVTGLAGGSSASAEDLSLVRRLFETCGVVIEVPEAQIDALSTISGSGPAYVFLLIEALTEAARGKGFDEADARLMAEQTFIGATALLAATGEDPAELRRRVTSPKGTTERAIGILQTGNLDGLFSQATDAALARARELATGV is encoded by the coding sequence ATGACGCACCACCTTCCGCCCGTTGCCATCCTCGGAGCAGGTTCGATGGGAGGTGCGATCGCTCAGGGCATCGCGCGGTCCGACCGGGCGACGTCCGTCACGGTCACCAACCGCACCGCAGCGAAGGCCCGCGAACTCGACGGACTCGACACGGTCACGAGCGTCGCGCTCGCGGATGTCCCGTCTGCGAACACGGATGCCGCGGCATCCGCCGACATCGTCCTCGTCGGGGTCAAGCCGGGGATGGTGCCCGACCTTCTGCGCGAGATCGCCGGGTCCCTCCGGCCCGGGACGATCGTCGTGAGTCTGGCGGCAGGAGTGACGATCGAGACCTTCGAGGCCATCGTGGGGCCCGACATTCCGGTCATCCGTTCCATGCCGAACACGCCCGCCGTCGTCGGCAAGGCGGTCACCGGGCTCGCCGGCGGTTCGTCGGCGTCCGCTGAGGACCTCTCACTCGTGCGGCGCCTGTTCGAGACGTGCGGTGTGGTCATCGAGGTGCCCGAGGCGCAGATCGATGCGCTGTCGACGATCTCGGGGTCCGGTCCGGCTTACGTCTTCCTGCTGATCGAGGCGCTCACCGAGGCTGCGCGCGGGAAGGGGTTCGACGAAGCTGACGCCCGCCTCATGGCGGAGCAGACCTTCATCGGCGCAACGGCGCTCCTGGCGGCGACCGGTGAAGACCCGGCCGAGCTCCGCCGCCGCGTGACGAGCCCCAAGGGCACGACCGAGCGTGCCATCGGGATCCTGCAGACGGGCAACCTCGACGGCCTGTTCTCGCAGGCGACGGATGCCGCCCTGGCCCGCGCCCGTGAGCTGGCGACCGGCGTCTGA
- a CDS encoding alpha/beta hydrolase, with translation MALLDGITSRIIDTDRLSVNVLERAGDDAAAAPDRTVVLLHGSLSSALAWQELMQDLPAEFRVVAVDLRGFGGTEHMPVDASRGIRDLSDDVAATLALMDIEAPHLVGWDLGGAAALQFALDHPVRTILLESPVSPYGVGGTRLDGTRLTDDDAGCGGGMANAEFVRRLTARESDAESPTSPRSVFRASFVAEGFETEHEDLWVEAMLSTSTATGNYPGDAVTSPHWPGYAPGRFGVLNALAPSNFDVSTIVDLAEKPPILWVRGVLDPLVSDTSFSDPNHLGALGILPDWPGADIAPAQPMVSQTREVLRRYTDAGGTATELALPGVGHTPHLERPAVFRRALLELTGYIGSPASPAPPTEAIILSSSD, from the coding sequence ATGGCACTCCTCGACGGAATCACGTCCCGCATCATCGACACGGACCGCCTGAGCGTCAACGTTCTCGAACGCGCCGGCGACGACGCCGCAGCCGCGCCCGATCGCACCGTGGTCCTGCTCCACGGATCGCTCTCGTCCGCACTCGCCTGGCAGGAGCTCATGCAGGATCTCCCCGCGGAGTTCCGCGTCGTGGCCGTCGACCTCCGCGGGTTCGGCGGGACGGAACACATGCCCGTCGACGCGAGCCGCGGCATCCGCGATCTGAGCGACGACGTCGCGGCGACGCTCGCACTCATGGACATCGAGGCCCCGCACCTCGTCGGCTGGGACCTCGGCGGAGCCGCCGCCCTGCAGTTCGCCCTCGATCACCCGGTGCGGACGATCCTGCTGGAATCCCCCGTCTCCCCCTACGGCGTCGGCGGGACACGGCTCGACGGCACGCGGCTGACCGACGACGACGCCGGTTGCGGCGGAGGCATGGCGAATGCGGAGTTCGTGAGGCGACTGACGGCGCGCGAGTCCGACGCCGAGTCGCCCACGTCGCCCCGGAGCGTGTTCCGGGCCTCGTTCGTCGCCGAGGGCTTCGAGACCGAGCACGAGGACCTGTGGGTCGAGGCGATGCTCTCGACCTCCACCGCGACCGGGAACTACCCCGGCGACGCGGTCACGAGCCCGCACTGGCCCGGATACGCACCCGGCCGGTTCGGCGTCCTGAACGCACTCGCGCCGTCGAACTTCGACGTCTCCACGATCGTCGACCTCGCCGAGAAGCCCCCGATCCTGTGGGTGCGGGGCGTCCTCGACCCGCTCGTCTCCGACACCTCGTTCTCCGACCCCAACCATTTGGGCGCTCTCGGCATCCTGCCGGACTGGCCGGGCGCCGACATCGCCCCCGCCCAGCCGATGGTGTCGCAGACCCGCGAGGTGCTGCGTCGGTACACGGATGCCGGGGGCACCGCCACGGAACTCGCGCTCCCCGGCGTCGGCCACACGCCTCATCTGGAGCGGCCCGCCGTCTTCCGCCGGGCGCTGCTCGAACTGACCGGGTACATCGGCTCACCGGCATCCCCCGCCCCGCCGACCGAGGCGATCATCCTCAGCTCGTCGGACTGA
- a CDS encoding MFS transporter, producing the protein MTALDTGTSSTAPAPETAAPRLLAQPPAVWAIAFASMIAFMGIGLVGPILPTVAATLHAAPVETSFLFTSYLAVTASAMFFTSWLSTRIGTRAVMILGLSVIAVAAVGCALSPTIGILIACRAVWGLGNALFLSTALASIVSASGGRSEHAVIFYEAALGIGLAVGPLVGGLLGEIGWFAAFWGTASLLAVGVVALLTLVRDPGRAAQRSSIGAPFRAFADRGLLAISVVAFLYNAGFFVTLSYTPYALELPAVGIGLVMMGFGIGLAIAGVLIAPRLTKRYSVVWVLFWFLVAFAATHVAASLSAGSRPLLVVCVVLLGVEIGAVNTILTEAAMEATTLPRAVASSAYSGFRFFGGAIGAPVGTALAVYGVGAPYAAAAVSAAVGAAILFGVRRVVGRADHKAVLSERTTAEDLTLGEA; encoded by the coding sequence ATGACCGCCCTCGACACCGGAACCAGCTCGACAGCCCCCGCCCCCGAGACCGCCGCTCCGCGCCTGCTCGCACAGCCGCCCGCCGTGTGGGCCATCGCCTTCGCGTCGATGATCGCGTTCATGGGGATCGGACTCGTCGGCCCGATCCTCCCCACGGTCGCCGCCACGCTGCACGCCGCTCCCGTCGAGACGTCGTTCCTGTTCACGAGCTATCTCGCCGTCACCGCGTCGGCGATGTTCTTCACCAGCTGGTTGTCGACGCGCATCGGGACGCGCGCGGTCATGATCCTGGGACTCTCCGTGATCGCCGTCGCCGCCGTCGGCTGCGCCCTGTCGCCGACCATCGGCATCCTGATCGCGTGCCGCGCCGTCTGGGGACTCGGCAATGCACTGTTCCTCTCGACCGCGCTCGCCTCGATCGTCTCGGCATCCGGCGGGCGCAGCGAGCACGCGGTCATCTTCTACGAGGCCGCACTCGGCATCGGGCTGGCCGTCGGCCCGCTCGTGGGTGGCCTGCTCGGCGAGATCGGCTGGTTCGCGGCGTTCTGGGGAACCGCATCCCTTCTCGCCGTGGGCGTCGTCGCCCTCCTCACCCTCGTCCGCGACCCGGGGCGCGCCGCTCAGCGCAGCTCGATCGGCGCGCCCTTCCGCGCCTTCGCCGACCGGGGGCTGCTCGCGATCAGCGTCGTCGCGTTCCTCTACAACGCCGGCTTCTTCGTCACCCTGTCCTACACGCCCTACGCCCTCGAGCTGCCGGCGGTCGGGATCGGGCTGGTCATGATGGGGTTCGGCATCGGCCTCGCGATCGCGGGCGTGCTCATCGCCCCGCGACTCACGAAGCGGTACTCGGTCGTCTGGGTCCTGTTCTGGTTCCTCGTCGCGTTCGCCGCGACCCATGTCGCCGCCTCGCTCAGCGCGGGGTCACGTCCTCTGCTCGTCGTCTGCGTGGTGCTCCTGGGCGTCGAGATCGGCGCGGTCAACACGATCCTCACCGAAGCGGCGATGGAGGCGACGACCCTTCCGCGTGCCGTCGCGAGCTCGGCCTACTCCGGATTCCGCTTCTTCGGCGGCGCCATCGGCGCACCCGTCGGCACCGCCCTCGCGGTCTACGGCGTCGGCGCCCCCTATGCGGCCGCTGCGGTGTCGGCCGCGGTCGGCGCAGCGATCCTGTTCGGAGTGCGACGCGTCGTGGGCCGAGCCGACCACAAGGCGGTGCTCAGCGAGCGGACGACCGCCGAGGACCTCACCCTCGGCGAGGCCTGA
- the upp gene encoding uracil phosphoribosyltransferase — protein sequence MRVHVADHPLITHKLTVLRDKRTTSPVFRQLTEELITLLAYEATRGVRVEEIEIDTPVTRTTGLKISEPRPLVVPILRAGLGMLQGMTTLLPTAEVGFLGMARNEETFEPYTYAERLPDDLSDRQCFVLDPMLATGGSLGAAIDFLFARGAQDVTAVCILAAPEGVAAIEKQVGDRDVTLVLGALDERLNEKGYIVPGLGDAGDRLYGTV from the coding sequence ATGCGTGTGCATGTCGCCGACCACCCCCTCATCACCCACAAGCTCACGGTGCTGCGCGACAAGCGCACGACATCGCCGGTCTTCCGCCAGTTGACGGAGGAGCTCATCACGCTCCTCGCCTACGAGGCGACTCGCGGCGTCCGCGTCGAGGAGATCGAGATCGACACCCCGGTCACCCGGACGACGGGCCTGAAGATCAGCGAGCCGCGGCCGCTGGTCGTCCCGATCCTGCGCGCCGGACTCGGCATGCTGCAGGGCATGACGACCCTGCTGCCGACCGCCGAGGTCGGCTTCCTCGGTATGGCGCGAAACGAGGAGACCTTCGAGCCGTACACGTACGCCGAGCGCCTTCCCGACGATCTGAGCGACCGTCAGTGCTTCGTACTCGACCCGATGCTCGCCACCGGCGGTTCGCTCGGCGCGGCGATCGACTTCCTCTTCGCGCGCGGCGCGCAGGACGTCACGGCGGTCTGCATCCTCGCAGCCCCCGAGGGTGTCGCGGCGATCGAGAAGCAGGTCGGCGACCGCGATGTCACCCTCGTCCTCGGGGCGCTCGACGAGCGCCTCAACGAGAAGGGGTACATCGTCCCGGGTCTCGGCGACGCGGGCGACCGCCTCTACGGCACGGTCTGA
- a CDS encoding TrkA family potassium uptake protein: MVEHLRSDSPVLVIGLGRFGAACAGELDRLDRDVLAIDDSLDLVQKWSERVTHAVQADARNIEALKQIGAQDFQVAVVAVGSSIEASVLITANLVDLKVPQIWAKAVSQSHGKILARVGANHVIYPEREAGERVAHLVSGRMLDFIRFDDDFVLAKMYPPRFIRGVGLNESGVRSKYNVTVVGVKSPGKPFRYAEATTVVTNHDLIIVSGTNSDIERFASLDR, translated from the coding sequence TTGGTTGAGCATTTGCGCAGCGATTCGCCCGTCCTCGTCATCGGACTCGGTCGCTTCGGCGCCGCGTGCGCGGGCGAGCTCGATCGACTCGACCGAGACGTCCTCGCGATCGACGACAGCCTCGACCTCGTCCAGAAGTGGTCCGAGCGCGTCACGCACGCCGTGCAGGCCGACGCCCGCAACATCGAGGCCTTGAAGCAGATCGGCGCACAGGACTTCCAGGTCGCCGTCGTCGCCGTCGGATCGTCCATCGAGGCATCCGTGCTCATCACGGCCAACCTCGTCGACTTGAAGGTTCCGCAGATCTGGGCGAAGGCGGTCTCGCAGTCGCACGGCAAGATCCTCGCCCGCGTCGGCGCCAACCACGTCATCTATCCCGAGCGCGAAGCCGGCGAGCGCGTCGCGCACCTCGTCAGCGGTCGCATGCTCGACTTCATCCGCTTCGACGACGACTTCGTCCTCGCCAAGATGTACCCGCCGCGCTTCATCCGCGGTGTCGGTCTCAACGAGTCGGGCGTCCGCTCGAAGTACAACGTCACGGTCGTCGGCGTGAAGAGCCCCGGCAAGCCGTTCCGCTATGCGGAGGCGACCACCGTCGTCACCAACCACGACCTCATCATCGTGTCGGGGACGAACTCCGACATCGAGCGGTTCGCGTCACTCGACCGCTGA
- a CDS encoding MarR family transcriptional regulator, which translates to MTERADLIDRIRAAWASTMPEIDTSPIDIWGRLNRTSTLATAQIERLLTDSGVSRSEFDVLCALARTDRPLRASEVTAETMLSGAATTKLTSRLESAGLLRRERSDRDGRAVQLSLTDAGRALVEREIPRALAHDARLLDGFSDDEQQMLAGLLARLLANAQREASA; encoded by the coding sequence GTGACCGAGCGCGCCGACCTGATCGACCGCATCCGCGCCGCCTGGGCGTCGACGATGCCCGAGATCGACACGTCGCCCATCGACATCTGGGGCCGGCTGAACCGCACGAGCACCCTCGCCACGGCCCAGATCGAGCGTCTGCTCACCGACAGCGGCGTGTCGCGGTCCGAGTTCGATGTGCTCTGCGCCCTGGCCCGCACCGACCGGCCGCTGCGGGCGAGCGAGGTCACTGCCGAGACGATGCTCAGCGGCGCGGCCACGACGAAGCTCACGAGCAGGCTGGAGTCCGCGGGGCTCCTCCGCCGAGAACGCTCCGACCGCGACGGCCGTGCCGTACAGCTGTCGTTGACGGATGCCGGTCGTGCCCTCGTCGAGCGGGAGATCCCTCGCGCTCTCGCGCACGACGCACGCCTGCTCGACGGGTTCAGCGACGATGAGCAGCAGATGCTCGCCGGTCTGCTCGCCCGCCTGCTTGCGAACGCGCAGCGGGAGGCCTCAGCCTGA